DNA sequence from the bacterium genome:
CGAGGTGGACGCCGGTCATAGCGTGGGCAACCACACCTACCACCACGTCAATCTGACCAAGATCCCCCAGCGCCTGGTGGCAGTCGAAGTCCAGGCCTGTGGCGATGTGCTACAGCGCGCCACGGGCGTGAAGCCCCACCTGTTCCGCCCACCTGGTGGTGACTACGATCTGGAGGTGGCGACGACCGCCAACGCGCTGGGCTACACGCTGGTGTTGTGGACCGACGATCCGGCGGACTACGCCAATCCGCCGGCGCCGGTACTCATGGCGCGCACCCTCGACTGGGCTCACAACGGTGGGATCATCCTGATACACGACGGGGTCGCTGAGACGGTGAAGATGCTGCCGCAGTTGCTCAGCGACCTGCGTGCCCGGGGGTTCGAGTTCGTCACCATTGACCAGATGCTGCAGGAGCCCGGGCACGAGTGACGCCGAGCGGCGTTGCCTACTCCCGGGTCACCGTGATCGTGCAGTTGCCGTAGGTGTCCGACAGGTCAAGCTGCCCCCGCGTGTCGGCGGTCAGGACCGCTCGCGTCTGCCTGCCGCCCCCCCTCACCATGACCACATGCCGCGAGTTCGCCGGCACGGAGTAGGCCCCACTGGCCAGTATCATGCGTACGGACACGGCCTCGCCCCCCTGCAGCTCCAGTCCCCGGCGCATGGGCCGGACGATGCAGCCTGTGCCGGCGATCTCGAAGCTCACCTGCTGGGGGCCATACCCGCTCACGTCCACCGTCGCCTCACCGGTGTAGGGCTGGACGGTCAGCCCGGTGCGGTCCATCTGCCGCGTCTGCCCCGCCGGCACATCCGTCACCAGTGTGGCCGCTCCCGGCGCCAGGCCCTCTGCTCCGGGAGTGGCTGAGAAGTGTGACACACACCCGGCGTAGGCGTGGCTTCGTGCCGCCAGCGCTCGCAGCTCCGCCAGCACCGTCTGCCGCCCGGGGTTGAACACCGCCACTGCCTCCTCGCCGCCCCCGAAGTACGGCCCCGACTGCAGCAGCCCCGACTGCAGCAGCTCATAGGCGGCGCGCCGCCCCATCAGTTGCCCGTGCAGCACCTGGCTCAGCCCATCGGTGAGCGGCCAGTATTGCCACAGCGGGTGCGTAGCGAACAGGGCCAGGCCGCTCCCATACTGCTGGCCGACCAGGCCGGCGAACAGCGCTCGCTTCTCCGTGTCGAAGCGCACCGAGACCGTGGCCAACGGCACGGCGCCATCGGTCAGCAGCGCCTCGGTCGTCCATCCGCTGACGGGGTACTTGCGGGCCTCGGTAGCGGACGCCGTGGCCCCATGGCGCGGACTGAAGAGCCCCTGCGCCTTCAGCCCCCGCGGCCAGGGCGACAGCACCCGTGTCGCGTCCGCGGCCGTCAGGTCGCCGAGCCGCTCCCTCGGCTCCACTAACGCCAGGATGCCAAAGGCCCGGTGCAGCACCTCAGGAAGCAGCGTCCAGGCGCCGGTCTGGTACGCCCCCAGCCCCAGGTCCGCGACCAGTACCCCGCCCCGTCGCACGTAGTCCTCAAGCTGCCCGGCCTGCGGCGCAGGCAGATTCAGGCATGCCGGCGCCAGCAGGCAGCCATAGTTGTCCAGCTCGCGCTCCCTCAGGTCGCCGACCGACAGGTAGTCCACCACCCCGTACCGCGTGCCCAGGCGCAGGTCATACGCCAGGTTGCTCGGCTCGCCCACCAGGTAGTCCACCAGGTAGCCATAGACGGGCTGGCGGGTGACATCGAAGCCGGAGGCGTACGGGGAGTAGATGACGGCGGAGGTAGCCCGGGGGACCAGGTTGCACGGCACCCCCGCGGCGTCGTGGATCGCGTTCGTCAGACGCCGCCCGCGTTCGACGGAGCGCCGCTCCAGGTCGTACAGCGGCGCCAGCATCTCCCAGTCCTCGACCCCAAAGCCCACCGCCCCGTGCAAGGCGGCCACGTGCACCCAGTCGCGGAAACTGCCTGCCGTGTACGCCGTGCTGGTGTTCATCGGCACGCGGAAGGCCGGCAGGACGCTGAACTTGCCCCCGCGCCGGGCGATGTCCAGAGCCTGAGGGTTGTGGGCCTCCTGGTCATTCTCCAGCACGTCCGGCGGCATGGACACGCAGACGACATCATAGCCATTGGGGATCGAGAGCAGGCTGCGGTAGAGCGTCACGCGCCCGGTGAGGACCGGCCGGGTGGAGTCCTCCTGGCGGATGGCCTCCAACCACAGTTCCATCACACGCCGGTACGCGTCCGCCTCGTAGTCGGCCAGGTCAATCTTCGCCGGCCCCAGCGCATACGGCGCCCGGCTCTCCAGCTTCCGGGCGTCATCCATCGCCACGCTGGGCCACGTGGGGATGCGGGAGCCCCAGTGCGCGTTGAGCACATCCAGGTTTGGGCTGAGGTCCTGCAGATAGGCGCGGAAGTCGGCATCGCTGAAGTCCAGCCGCCGCTCGAGCATGGAGCCCGTGGCCCAGGCGGTCAGGCCCGGCTCGTCCCGGAGGCCGCGCACTACCGCCTGGATCAGCTCGCGGACCGTGCCGACGTACTTCTCGTCGTAGGGGCTGACGCGGTAGGAGGGGGTGAGGCAGGTCGGCAGCTCGACGATGACCTTCAGGCCTTGCTGCTGCGCCTGCTGGATGCGACTGCGTACGGGCTTGAGGTCGAGGCTTTCGGCGACGTCGAGTTGGAGGTAGAGGGTGTCGAGGCCGAGGTTCTTGATGACGGGTAGGTCGCCGGGGTTGTCCAGGCCGTAGCAGAAGCGGAAAGGGCCGGGGCGGCCGGCACACCACCCGGCGGTGCCACAGAGCAGAGAGACGCAGAGGAACAGCGCAGTGGGGCGCATCCGGTTACAGAGACACTTCAGCGCGCAGGAGGTTCCGGCCCGTTGTCGCGGCCTTGCCTGGGCATCTGCGGCAGCCATTGTTCCCTGCGCTCCAGGGCCTGCCTCGCGGCTTCCTGCTCGGCCTTGCGCTTGCTGGGGCCCTCGCCGGCGCCGATCTTCTGCCCGTTGAAGCTGACCTCGACCACGAACTTCAGGTCGTGCGCAGGGCCTTCGCTGGCAACCGTCTTGTAGACTGGAAGCTGGCGTGCATAGCTCTGCACCAGCTCCTGCAGTGCCGTCTTGTGGTCGAAGCGATGCTCGCCCGGGCCGGCCATCGCCCCATCAATCTGGAGCCACCGCAGCACGAACTCGCGGGCGGCTTCCAGCCCCACTCCCAGGTAGATCGCCCCCACCAGGGCCTCGAAGACGTCGGCCAGCAGCGAGCTCTTGTGCCGCCCGCCGGAGTCCTCCTCGCCCCTACCTAAGAGCAGATACCGGCCCAGTCCGGCCGCCTCGGCTGCGCGCGCCAGTGACCCCGCTCGGACCAGCGTCGCCTTGCTCTTGGTCAGCGCGCCCTCGTGCACCCGAGGGTGTTCGCGATACAGCGCGTCGGCGATGATGACGTCGAGTACGGCGTCCCCGAGGAACTCCAGCCGCTGGTTGGACAGCACGGGATCCAGGCCTTGCTCCCTGACGTAAGACCCGTGCTGGAACGCTTGCTGCAGTAGATCGTCGGCGATGTCCGGCAACGCCAGGGCGTCCCGCAACTCCTGCCAGCGGGATGGCGACATCTTCACACCTGCGCTCTCAATCCTCGAACTTCTTGACGATGAGCACGGCATTGTGCCCGCCGAAGCCGAACGAGTTGCTCATGCCATAGCTGCCGCTGAACTCCCGCGGCTGCTCGATGACGACGTCATTCACGACCGCCTCGTCCGGCTCGTGGCAGTTGAGCGTCGGCGCCACCACACCGGCCTGCAACATGCGCAGAGTCAGTGCGAGTTCGGTGGCTCCTGTGGCTCCGAGCTGGTGGCCGTGGATGGACTTGGTGGAGCTGACCAGCGGACCCTCCGCGCCATGTCGGAAGACCTGGCCCAGCCCGCGCGCCTCCATGTCGTCCCCGCCCGGCGTGCCCGGCGCATGGGCGTTGACGTAGGCGATGTCCTCGGGATTGAGCTGGGCGCGCTTGAGGGCCGCGCGCATGGCGCGCGCCGCGCCGCCACCGTCCGGCGACGGAGCGGTGATGTGGTAGGCGTCGCCACTCATGCCGTAGCCCACGATCTCGCCGAGGATGCTGGCCCCGCGCTGCTTGGCGAATTCCA
Encoded proteins:
- a CDS encoding polysaccharide deacetylase family protein gives rise to the protein MMRTSVMWAVCVVVACVWGGCKEPAVSAPTEGAPAAGGAATADEYWVNALHEVYVSPAELQAQHETERRRNVHLNKIMHGDRARPQIALTFDDGPHPDCTPGILKALADARAHATFFVVGEKAEQNPGLVKAEVDAGHSVGNHTYHHVNLTKIPQRLVAVEVQACGDVLQRATGVKPHLFRPPGGDYDLEVATTANALGYTLVLWTDDPADYANPPAPVLMARTLDWAHNGGIILIHDGVAETVKMLPQLLSDLRARGFEFVTIDQMLQEPGHE
- the rnc gene encoding ribonuclease III is translated as MSPSRWQELRDALALPDIADDLLQQAFQHGSYVREQGLDPVLSNQRLEFLGDAVLDVIIADALYREHPRVHEGALTKSKATLVRAGSLARAAEAAGLGRYLLLGRGEEDSGGRHKSSLLADVFEALVGAIYLGVGLEAAREFVLRWLQIDGAMAGPGEHRFDHKTALQELVQSYARQLPVYKTVASEGPAHDLKFVVEVSFNGQKIGAGEGPSKRKAEQEAARQALERREQWLPQMPRQGRDNGPEPPAR